In Populus trichocarpa isolate Nisqually-1 chromosome 12, P.trichocarpa_v4.1, whole genome shotgun sequence, a genomic segment contains:
- the LOC112325746 gene encoding phosphatase IMPL1, chloroplastic isoform X2: MGRSLVFSTNIPLEFSQNPRSFSLLHHSKLCFPQRFIENSQSGYKKIQLLNLKLARNVCTKAALSEITNERKYPKVGAPSTGPISANQLIQVVETAAKTGAEVVMDAVNKPRNITYKGLTDLVTDTDKMSEAAILEVVRRNFGDHLILGEEGGIIGDTLSDYLWCIDPLDGTTNFAHGYPSFAVSVGVLFRGNPAAAAVVEFVGGPMAWNTRTFTAIAGGGAFCNGQKIHASQTDRVEQSLLVTGFGYEHDDPWATNIELFKEFTDVSRIVEEAGGTVSRMDGGKFCVFDRSVLVSNGVLHAKLLERIAPATEKLKSKGIDFSLWYKPENYRTDL; the protein is encoded by the exons ATGGGCAGGTCCCTAGTGTTTTCCACTAACATTCCCCTTGAATTTTCTCAGAACCCCAGATCATTTTCACTCTTACATCACTCAAAACTTTGTTTTCCACAAagatttattgagaattctcAGAgtggttataaaaaaattcagcttttgaacttgaaactagCGAGAAATGTGTGCACAAAGGCTGCCTTGTCAGAGATTACTAATGAAAGGAAGTATCCTAAAGTGGGTGCTCCATCAACTGGGCCTATATCAGCTAATCAGCTTATTCAAGTAGTTGAAACAGCCGCTAAAACTGGTGCCGAG GTGGTGATGGATGCTGTTAATAAGCCTAGAAATATCACGTATAAAGGACTTACAGACTTGGTGACCGA TACAGACAAAATGAGTGAGGCAGCTATATTAGAAGTTGTTAGAAGGAATTTTGGAGATCACCTCATTCTTGGGGAGGAGGGAGGAATCATAGGAGATACATTATCAGATTATCTATGGTGCATCGATCCTCTAG ATGGAACCACAAATTTTGCACATGGTTATCCTAGCTTTGCAGTTTCTGTGGGAGTTCTGTTCCGAGGGAATCCGGCGGCTGCCGCTGTG GTGGAGTTTGTCGGTGGTCCTATGGCTTGGAATACACGCACATTTACTGCAATTGCTG GTGGAGGAGCATTCTGTAATGGCCAAAAAATTCATGCAAGCCAAACCGATCGG gttGAACAGTCTCTTCTTGTGACTGGCTTCGGATATGAACATGATGATCCATGGGCCACTAACATAGAACTATTCAAGGAGTTTACTGATGTCAGCAGG ATAGTTGAAGAGGCTGGTGGGACAGTATCTCGCATGGATGGTGGAAAATTTTGTGTATTTGATAGATCTGTTTTGGTGTCTAACGGTGTGCTGCATGCCAAG CTTTTGGAGAGAATTGCACCTGCAACTGAGAAACTGAAAAGCAAAGGAATTGATTTCTCATTGTGGTATAAACCAGAAAATTACCGCACTGATCTTTGA
- the LOC112325746 gene encoding phosphatase IMPL1, chloroplastic isoform X1, which yields MGRSLVFSTNIPLEFSQNPRSFSLLHHSKLCFPQRFIENSQSGYKKIQLLNLKLARNVCTKAALSEITNERKYPKVGAPSTGPISANQLIQVVETAAKTGAEVVMDAVNKPRNITYKGLTDLVTDTDKMSEAAILEVVRRNFGDHLILGEEGGIIGDTLSDYLWCIDPLDGTTNFAHGYPSFAVSVGVLFRGNPAAAAVVEFVGGPMAWNTRTFTAIAGGGAFCNGQKIHASQTDRVEQSLLVTGFGYEHDDPWATNIELFKEFTDVSRGVRRLGAAAVDMCHVALGIVEAYWEYRLKPWDMAAGVLIVEEAGGTVSRMDGGKFCVFDRSVLVSNGVLHAKLLERIAPATEKLKSKGIDFSLWYKPENYRTDL from the exons ATGGGCAGGTCCCTAGTGTTTTCCACTAACATTCCCCTTGAATTTTCTCAGAACCCCAGATCATTTTCACTCTTACATCACTCAAAACTTTGTTTTCCACAAagatttattgagaattctcAGAgtggttataaaaaaattcagcttttgaacttgaaactagCGAGAAATGTGTGCACAAAGGCTGCCTTGTCAGAGATTACTAATGAAAGGAAGTATCCTAAAGTGGGTGCTCCATCAACTGGGCCTATATCAGCTAATCAGCTTATTCAAGTAGTTGAAACAGCCGCTAAAACTGGTGCCGAG GTGGTGATGGATGCTGTTAATAAGCCTAGAAATATCACGTATAAAGGACTTACAGACTTGGTGACCGA TACAGACAAAATGAGTGAGGCAGCTATATTAGAAGTTGTTAGAAGGAATTTTGGAGATCACCTCATTCTTGGGGAGGAGGGAGGAATCATAGGAGATACATTATCAGATTATCTATGGTGCATCGATCCTCTAG ATGGAACCACAAATTTTGCACATGGTTATCCTAGCTTTGCAGTTTCTGTGGGAGTTCTGTTCCGAGGGAATCCGGCGGCTGCCGCTGTG GTGGAGTTTGTCGGTGGTCCTATGGCTTGGAATACACGCACATTTACTGCAATTGCTG GTGGAGGAGCATTCTGTAATGGCCAAAAAATTCATGCAAGCCAAACCGATCGG gttGAACAGTCTCTTCTTGTGACTGGCTTCGGATATGAACATGATGATCCATGGGCCACTAACATAGAACTATTCAAGGAGTTTACTGATGTCAGCAGG GGTGTTAGAAGGCTGGGTGCTGCTGCAGTTGACATGTGCCATGTAGCTCTAGGGATTGTAGAAGCATATTGGGAATATCGTCTTAAGCCTTGGGATATGGCTGCTGGTGTTCTG ATAGTTGAAGAGGCTGGTGGGACAGTATCTCGCATGGATGGTGGAAAATTTTGTGTATTTGATAGATCTGTTTTGGTGTCTAACGGTGTGCTGCATGCCAAG CTTTTGGAGAGAATTGCACCTGCAACTGAGAAACTGAAAAGCAAAGGAATTGATTTCTCATTGTGGTATAAACCAGAAAATTACCGCACTGATCTTTGA